AGGGGAACCTTATGAAAACAACAGTGTCTCTATTATTTTTTTCTTTACTGCTTCTCTTTTGCTGCCAGCCGCCGGGAGACAGCGGGTCCGGGACCATAACAGGCATTATCCGGGATCATTACACCGGAGAACCGCTATCCGGCGTTGCTATCGGCTATGGAAGCAGAAGCGCGACAACCGGGACGGACGGCCGGTATACAATCGATCTTGGAAAAAACTCCGGCACCATCATCGATTCCGTATGTCTGACCAAAACCGGTTACATGTTCCTGCAACTCGATGGCGTGGAGACTGATGCGGGGAAAGAAAATACGGTGAATATATACACGAACAGGATCGACAAGACCGAATATGAGACGATTAATGTGACCGGAAGAATATATCAAAATCCAGTCGCACCGGAAGAAATTCCAGATGAAACCAGTGTGAGATTCTATATTTTCAACAGCACTACCGGCAGCTACATCTCCGGTACATTGGATTATTTGGACGGATATTCGGTCGACACCCCGACCTTCGGCGACGATTGTCTTGTCATTGTCAGTGTCGGCGGTAATGTGTCGATGGCGGCGATGCGGATCGGCGTCGATCTTCATACCGATACGACGGAATGCGATATCACGGAAACCCCGGCCGTACCGGCCCCGGTTTCGATCACGGGAGAAGCGGCGGGAGATTTCGTGACCCTCCAGCTCGCGACCCCTTACGGACTTGTCCCCGCGGGAACCCGTTCATTGGCGGGAACGGCGCCGGAATATATATTTTATATGAATCCGGGAGGATACACGCAATGCGTCTGGCAGGTGGCACGCGGAAGCATTGAAGCGGACTATACGCGGAGATACCAGTCGTCCTCCGAAATCATTAATATCGATACCACGGTCACCCTCCCCGATATCGATGAGGCATTGGGGCCGGACGGTCCAATCGATCCGGATTCATTCAGCTACGAGGATGGTATTTTTCATCTCGATCCGGTCGCGAATACCAGTATGTACCAACTCACGATTATTAATCCCGGCAATCAGTTGACTATCGGTGCCTTAACGGCCCCGCAGGAAAACATCACCCTTGCCGAACCGATTGCATACAAACTGAGTGGAAGCCCGTATTATGTCATGGCGAATGCGATGGATACGGAAGATTATCCGACCACAATGACGAAGACCCTTACGGAAACAGGATTCAGACCGGGCCAGCTGCCGCCGGGCGTCGCGATCGGTATCGTCGACCGGGATGAAGAAAACTTTCAGTTTTATGCCCTGGTGGATTTCTGATACCGTTATCTTTTTTGACCGTCGGGCATTGATTTTAATGCCGCTTTCTGTTTGAATAAAGCCCTTATGCTTGCCGCAGGGATTATTTCGGGGCTGGCAATGGCCTTTTTTCAATCATGCTCATACCTTTCTTCCCGGTTTTTCTATGCCAGGACCAATGGGAGCGGCTTTCATCTCCTGAGTTTTTCCCATATCCAGATGGGGATCGCGGCGGTTATTCTTCTATGGATATTCCGGCCGCAGCACCCGATTCCTTTTACCGGGATCGCCTTTATCGTCATTCTCAACAGCCTCGTGTACATGGCGGGGCAGACCTTTTTTTTACTCGCATTAAAAGAGGCGAACCCTTCACAGATCGCCTCGCTTCTGGCATTGAAACTCATTGCAATCTCGGCCGCGAGTTCCCTCATCCTCCACCTCACGATTTCACCCCTCCAGATTTTCGGTGTCGCCCTCAGTCTTGCCGCGGTTTTTCTTTTGAACTCTTCCCGCGATAAAATACCGGTCAAGGGTCTCGTCTTTAGCCTGCTCGCCGTGGGGGGATATTCGGCATCGGATATCTGCATCGCCGTCATCGTCAACGATCTTAACCGGGCGGGGATCGCCAATGCATCGTTTATCGGCACATGTATGGTGTATATCTGTACGGGCATAATCGGACTCGTGATTCTGCCTTTTTTAAGAGACGGGGTCAAAAAGCCGGTCATGTGGCTTTCGGCCTTTCCATTCGCCGCTTCATGGCTGACGGCCATGTTTTTACTTTTTCAGACCTTTTTGCTGATTGGTCCGTTATTCGGGAATATTTTACAGACAACGCGGGGGATCATTTCCGTTCTGCTGGGCCTTCTCGTGAGCAAGCTGGGATTCATCCGGATTGAAGAAAAAATGGGACGGTATGCGTTTTTCAGGAGACTCGGGGCGGCCGTTCTTATGACCGGAGCGGTAAGCCTGTTTGTTTTTAATGGTATATGATAACAAGACAATTGTCGTACTTTACGATATATATCGTACTTTACAAGAGAAAGGCCGCCGGTAAAAAACGCGGCCTTTTCTCATGCAAGGAGTTATGAAAAGCGTTAAACCTCCTCTTTTTTTCAACACTATAAAAATATAATTATAATAATAAATACAATTGTTTTATATGATCATTTTACTAATATTTATGGCATTTTTCCTTTTTTTAAAAGACAGCGGTC
The window above is part of the Spirochaetales bacterium genome. Proteins encoded here:
- a CDS encoding carboxypeptidase regulatory-like domain-containing protein, with amino-acid sequence MKTTVSLLFFSLLLLFCCQPPGDSGSGTITGIIRDHYTGEPLSGVAIGYGSRSATTGTDGRYTIDLGKNSGTIIDSVCLTKTGYMFLQLDGVETDAGKENTVNIYTNRIDKTEYETINVTGRIYQNPVAPEEIPDETSVRFYIFNSTTGSYISGTLDYLDGYSVDTPTFGDDCLVIVSVGGNVSMAAMRIGVDLHTDTTECDITETPAVPAPVSITGEAAGDFVTLQLATPYGLVPAGTRSLAGTAPEYIFYMNPGGYTQCVWQVARGSIEADYTRRYQSSSEIINIDTTVTLPDIDEALGPDGPIDPDSFSYEDGIFHLDPVANTSMYQLTIINPGNQLTIGALTAPQENITLAEPIAYKLSGSPYYVMANAMDTEDYPTTMTKTLTETGFRPGQLPPGVAIGIVDRDEENFQFYALVDF
- a CDS encoding EamA family transporter yields the protein MNKALMLAAGIISGLAMAFFQSCSYLSSRFFYARTNGSGFHLLSFSHIQMGIAAVILLWIFRPQHPIPFTGIAFIVILNSLVYMAGQTFFLLALKEANPSQIASLLALKLIAISAASSLILHLTISPLQIFGVALSLAAVFLLNSSRDKIPVKGLVFSLLAVGGYSASDICIAVIVNDLNRAGIANASFIGTCMVYICTGIIGLVILPFLRDGVKKPVMWLSAFPFAASWLTAMFLLFQTFLLIGPLFGNILQTTRGIISVLLGLLVSKLGFIRIEEKMGRYAFFRRLGAAVLMTGAVSLFVFNGI